The Hugenholtzia roseola DSM 9546 genomic sequence TTCTTAACACATTTGTTTTGTAGCCCCACTCAAAATGGTAGAGATTCTAACAGACAACGAAGGCAAAACGCAATTAGCCGCCCAAGAAAAAGCAATCGTCAAATATTTTGCAAGCTGGTGTGGTAGCTGTCGCCTTATCAAACCTAAGTACAACCGTCTTTCCGAAGATGAACGCTTTAAAGGCATTGCCTTTTTAGACGTAGATGC encodes the following:
- a CDS encoding thioredoxin family protein, with the translated sequence MVEILTDNEGKTQLAAQEKAIVKYFASWCGSCRLIKPKYNRLSEDERFKGIAFLDVDAENSPELRQLAGVTNLPYFAIFEKGVLKEGIATNKEEAIVELLGKL